The following proteins come from a genomic window of Eubalaena glacialis isolate mEubGla1 chromosome X, mEubGla1.1.hap2.+ XY, whole genome shotgun sequence:
- the NAP1L3 gene encoding nucleosome assembly protein 1-like 3: MAEADPNRVLEPAAQGVDEEMVASSSSDSGEESDSSSSSSSTSCSSSSSSSSGSSSSSSSCSHFYRKKRVPGPSRSARRAPSGRSFVDQLPRAVRNRVQALRNIQDECDKVDALFLKAIHDLERKYAELNRPLYDRRFRIINAEYEPTEEECEWNSEDEVFSSDEEVQEEGPSEMPALEGEEEEDAPKAKPEVKAEENAAPKENSEAKAEEKAESKDALEAKTEAKEDPKESPQAKAEGKEQPKVTEAKARAPGKEAPKRVPEVRPKERALKRARKGKPKREDPKGIPDYWLTVLKNVDKLGPMIQKYDEPILKFLSDVSLKFSKPGRPISYTFEFCFLPNPYFKNEVLTKTYIIKSKPDHNDPFFSWGWEIQDCKGCKIDWRRAKDVTVTTTRSRTTATGEVETQPRVVPNASFFNFFSPPEIPTIGKLEPREDAILDEDFEIGQILHDNVILKSIYYYTGEVNGTYHVGKDYGNRKYRK, translated from the coding sequence ATGGCAGAAGCGGATCCTAACAGGGTCTTGGAACCTGCCGCCCAGGGGGTGGATGAAGAGATGGTGGCTAGCTCGTCTAGCGATTCTGGGGAAGAATCTGACAGCAGCAGCTCTAGCAGCAGCACTagttgcagcagcagcagcagcagtagtagtggcagcagcagcagcagcagtagctgcAGCCACTTCTATAGAAAGAAGAGGGTACCTGGGCCTTCCAGAAGTGCGCGGCGGGCTCCGTCGGGTAGAAGTTTCGTGGATCAGCTGCCTCGGGCAGTTAGAAATCGTGTGCAGGCGCTCAGAAATATTCAAGATGAATGTGACAAGGTAGACGCCCTGTTCTTAAAGGCAATTCACGATCTCGAACGAAAATATGCCGAACTCAATAGGCCTCTGTACGATCGGCGATTTCGAATCATCAATGCGGAATATGAGCCTACGGAAGAAGAATGTGAATGGAATTCGGAGGATGAGGTGTTCAGCAGTGATGAGGAGGTGCAGGAAGAAGGCCCTAGTGAGATGCCTGCCTTAGAGGGTGAGGAAGAAGAGGATGCCCCGAAAGCAAAACCTGAGGTCAAGGCTGAAGAAAATGCAGCTCCGAAAGAAAATTCCGAGGCAAAGGCTGAAGAAAAAGCAGAGTCTAAAGATGCTCTGGAGGCCAAGACTGAAGCAAAAGAAGATCCGAAAGAATCCCCCCAGGCAAAGGCAGAAGGTAAAGAGCAGCCTAAAGTAACAGAGGCTAAGGCAAGGGCTCCAGGAAAAGAGGCTCCTAAAAGAGTTCCTGAGGTCAGGCCTAAAGAAAGAGCTCTTAAAAGAGCTCGCAAGGGAAAGCCTAAAAGAGAAGATCCTAAAGGCATTCCCGACTATTGGCTGACTGTCTTAAAGAATGTTGACAAGCTGGGGCCCATGATTCAGAAGTATGATGAGCCCATTCTGAAGTTCCTGTCCGATGTCAGCCTGAAGTTCTCAAAACCTGGCCGGCCTATAAGTTACACATTTGAATTTTGCTTTCTACCCAATCCATACTTCAAAAATGAGGTGCTGACCAAGACATATATAATAAAGTCAAAGCCAGATCACAATGATCCCTTCTTCTCTTggggctgggaaatccaagattgCAAAGGCTGTAAGATAGATTGGAGAAGAGCAAAGGATGTTACAGTGACAACCACCCGGAGTCGCACAACTGCTACTGGAGAAGTTGAAACCCAGCCAAGAGTGGTTCCTAATGCatcattcttcaatttctttagcCCTCCTGAGATTCCTACAATTGGAAAGCTTGAACCACGAGAAGATGCTATCCTTGATGAGGACTTTGAAATTGGTCAAATTTTACATGATAATGTCATCCTGAAATCAATCTATTACTATACAGGAGAAGTCAATGGTACCTATCATGTTGGTAAAGATTATGGAAACAGGAAATATCGAAAATAA